The genomic segment GGATCGGCCGGTAATAAAAGTACATTTACTGGCAAGCCAGAATGGATACCTTTTCCTGCAACAGAAACCGACTTGGCAATTGTACGTTGAACCATTTTCATTCTTTATTAAAAGAAATGATTTGTGACAGGAATAATAATGAATTATTCAGCCAAAATAAAGTTGCACCGTCGGTAAAAAACAATTAGATTGTCCACCCTTTTGAAGAGAGCGATGAAATAACCAATAATATTAGAGGTCACAGTGAACTTCGTATCCATTAACAGCGGTTGGATTGAGGTTATTGCCGGTAGCATGTTTAGCGGGAAATCGGAAGAACTTATCCGCCGTCTTCGACGCGCTGAAATCGCCCGTATGCGGGTGCAGGTTTTCAAACCGCTTATTGACAAACGTTATAGCGACGATCATATCGTATCGCACAGCGAATTAAAAATGAAATCCGATCCGATTGAAAAAGCGGAAGAAATTTTAGAAAAATTGGATCCGCGAACTGAAGTAGTAGGTATTGATGAAGCGCAGTTTTTTGACGTTTCGCTGGTAGCCATCTGCAATCGTTTGGCCGATATGGGTAAACGCGTGATTGTCGCGGGATTGGACAAAGATTATACAGGCCAACCTTTTGAGCCGATGCCGCAATTGCTGGCAATAGCCGAATACATTACTAAACCGTTGGCCATTTGCGTGATTTGCGGAAATCCGGCTAATTTTACTCAGAGAACCATCGAAAGTGAAGACAGGGTTCTGGTAGGCGCATCAGGTTTTTATGAAGCACGATGCCGGAAACATTTTGATCCCAAACCCACTGTTCCTTCGAAAAAATAATCCAACTTATTTTCCCATGTTTTTAGATTTTATAAAAATCAGTGTGAAAGCCGGCCGTGGCGGCAACGGTATTATTTCTTTTCGCCGTGAGAAATATGTTCCCAAGGGCGGACCGGATGGCGGCGACGGAGGGCGCGGCGGAGACGTGGTATTGCTGACAGATGAAAATTTGCATACGCTTCAAGACGTTGGACACAATCGCCATTATTTTGCTCAAAACGGTGAGAGCGGTTTGGGTAATAATCAGCATGGAAAAAACGGTAACGATGTTATAATTCATGTACCACCGGGAACCATCGTACGCAATGCTGACTCCGATGAAATAATTATAGATCTGGTTGAGAATAGACAACGTTTTGTTATAGCCAAAGGTGGAAGAGGTGGCCGTGGTAACACGCATTTTAAATCTCCGACTAATCGAACTCCGCGCCGGTCTGAGCCGGGACAGGCGGGAGAGGAATTGGAAATTGCACTTGAGTTAAAAGTTTTGGCCGATGTCGGATTAGTAGGATTTCCAAATGCCGGGAAGTCGACTTTGCTCGCATCGGTAAGTGCCGCAAGGCCAAAAATTGCTAACTATCCGTTCACGACGCTAACACCGAATTTAGGCATTGTAAAGGTCAAAGATTTTACAAGCTTGGTAATGGCTGATATTCCCGGGCTTATTGAAGGCGCGCACGAAGGTAAAGGATTGGGAATTCAGTTTCTGAAACATATTGAGCGCACCAAGATATTGGCGTTTCTAATCGATGTTCAAAGCGACCATATTGAAAAAGACTACAGCATTTTGAAAAAAGAATTAAAAAATTTCAATCCTGAACTATTGAAACGGAAGCGCGTTGTGGTTTTAACCAAGTCCGATACTGTTTCCAAGGTTCCGAAAAAGCAAATTATGCGAGACGGGACGAAAGTTATGACCATTTCATCGGTTGCGCAAATGGGTTTGGAGAAATTGGTGCAAATGCTTTGGAAAATGATGCCAAAATGAAAAAAATCTAATGATTAATTAAAAAAAACTTGACTTGAGAATCTTTTTTTACTATCATTACGCCCCGTAAAAAAACGGACCAATGTTCTGTATAATTAGTGGATAAATTGTGAATAATTGGCAAGGCGGAGCGAATATCAAAATTCGCAACAAAATTTAAAATAAATAAGAATTTCCTTGCAATCACAACTTCAAAATTGTATATTACGTCCCCTTTGAAAATAAGGGGAATAATGTAGTAAAATTTCGGCGAAGACACAGAATCCTAGCCAAACGTTTTTTGACAATTAGAGAGTATACACAGTCGATTCTTAGAGTATTCTATGAGAGACAGAATCATTCTTCGAATATTAAGAAATTAATATTGACAACGAAGAGTTTGATCCTGGCTCAGGACTAACGCTGGCGGCGTGCCTAACACATGCAAGTCTTACGAGAAAGCGGTAGCAATATCGTGAGTAAAGTGGCGAACGGGTGAGTAACACGTAACCAATCTGCCCTCAAGAGGGGGAAAACTCAGGGAAACTTGGGCTAATCCCCCATAAAGTGGTTTCGGCGCATGCCGGGATCATTAAATGAATTTTCGCTTGGGGAGGAGGTTGCGTCTGATTAGCTAGATGGCGGGGTAACGGCCCACCATGGCTACGATCAGTAGCTGGTCTGAGAGGATGATCAGCCACACTGGGACTGAGATACGGCCCAGACTCCTACGGGAGGCAGCAGTGAGGAATATTGCGCAATGGGCGAAAGCCTGACGCAGCAACGCCGCGTGTAGGATGAAATCCTTCGGGATGTAAACTACTGTTAGAGGGGAAGAAATCCCGGTTACGCCGGGAGTGACGGTACCCTCAGAGAAAGCCACGGCTAACTCTGTGCCAGCAGCCGCGGTAATACAGGGGTGGCAAGCGTTGTCCGGAATTACTGGGTGTAAAGGGTGCGTAGGCGGGTCGGTAAGTCAGTGGTCAAATCCTATA from the bacterium genome contains:
- the obgE gene encoding GTPase ObgE produces the protein MFLDFIKISVKAGRGGNGIISFRREKYVPKGGPDGGDGGRGGDVVLLTDENLHTLQDVGHNRHYFAQNGESGLGNNQHGKNGNDVIIHVPPGTIVRNADSDEIIIDLVENRQRFVIAKGGRGGRGNTHFKSPTNRTPRRSEPGQAGEELEIALELKVLADVGLVGFPNAGKSTLLASVSAARPKIANYPFTTLTPNLGIVKVKDFTSLVMADIPGLIEGAHEGKGLGIQFLKHIERTKILAFLIDVQSDHIEKDYSILKKELKNFNPELLKRKRVVVLTKSDTVSKVPKKQIMRDGTKVMTISSVAQMGLEKLVQMLWKMMPK
- a CDS encoding thymidine kinase encodes the protein MNFVSINSGWIEVIAGSMFSGKSEELIRRLRRAEIARMRVQVFKPLIDKRYSDDHIVSHSELKMKSDPIEKAEEILEKLDPRTEVVGIDEAQFFDVSLVAICNRLADMGKRVIVAGLDKDYTGQPFEPMPQLLAIAEYITKPLAICVICGNPANFTQRTIESEDRVLVGASGFYEARCRKHFDPKPTVPSKK